CCCCGGGTAATCGGGGCGCCGAGGCGACTGCTTGCACCTTTCGAGCAGCGACAGCAGCTTGGAAGCATCGGCGGCAGGGATAGCGGGGGCGGCGATCGCAGCCCCGCTGACGGGATTCACGGAGCGGCGTATTTCCTGCCGCTCCTTAAGTCCCGGCTTGTGCGCTTCTTTCTGCACGGCCGCTTCCTCCTCCCGAGCCATGAGCAGCTCCTGCTTCAGCCGTCCGCAGTAACGGCTTATCGCAGATTGCTCGCCGGGTTTAAACAGCTTAAGCATACGCTCGCCGGTCTCCGTGAGCAGCGATTCATCGGCAGCCAGCAGCTCCGGGAGTGCCAGCTCGCTTGGTTCGAACAGCAGCCTGCCCCACCGGTCGCCGCTGAGCTGGAAGCGGGTAAGAACCGCCTGGGCCTTCGGCACGTCCAAATAAACAATGCTGTGAACCGGACCCGGCAGTGGCATAGGCAGATCGGAAATTGCATGCCTCCAGCGCTCGTCGTACGGGTTGGCCGGCAGCCGCATCTCCAGCTCGGACTGATTATAAGAGATGTATGCCGATTCGGTTACCGCCAGCCATGCGCGGTCAAGCAGAAACAACGGCTTAAAGCCGTTCGCCCGGTAACTCGAGAGCCTGCTGCGCAGCCTCCTTCGGTACAGGGAGTCGCCACGCAGCGCGACAATGTAATCAAGCGCCCATTTCTCGCCGTTATCGAACGTCAGCAGAAAATCGGGAACGTGCCGAAGTTCTTTTTTATGCAAATAGCCTTCTTCTGCTGTATAGTGTTCCCCGTGCCTTTCCGACAGCGCCTCCCGCAGAAGTTCCATGCCGTCTGCATGCTTGCGTACCAGCTCGGCCGCCCGCTCCCGTCCAGCGTTATAGGCTGCGTAATTCTTCTCGCCCGTGCACGATTCGATATCATAATGGCGAAAGATAGCCTTGTCCTCATACAAGACCATGACAACCCGCTGACCGCAGCAGGCGCATGTAAAAGCTCCTTTCTCACGCGAATAGATACGGTATTTCGCTTCGAGATGTTCGCGCGCCGCTTCCGGTGTCAGCCCCAGGCGCAGCATATTCCCTCTCTCGCGTTCGATATACACGACTCCGTCATGTAGAAAAGCAGCCTCCACCCGACCTTCCTCCTCCGCTGATCTTATAAGCGACATTATAATGTGACGCTAAGTTAACGGCGATGGCTGGTTAATTTCCGCCTTTACACGGGCGGGACCGGATACAGAAGCTCTGGACACAAGCTCGGGGAGCATGACGATTCGCTGCTTGATTGAATCTTCCTCCTGTATGCTGCGAATGATCAGATCTACCACCAGCCGGCCCATTTCCCGAATCGGCTGGGCGACCGTAGTAAGCGGCGGATCGATAATCTCGGCCAGGAGCGTATTATCGAAGCCCACGATCGACAAATCGCCGGGAATCGACAATCCCCGTTCACGCGCAGCTTTGATGACGGCCGCCCCGAACAAATCATTGCACGCGAAGATCGCCGTCATCTCGGGATGCGCGTCGATTAATTCCCCCGCCGCTTCCCTGGCGCTTTGCACATCGAAATCAATGATTTTGATAAGCTCCGGGTTATGCGGTATCCCGGCACTCTCGAGCGCATTCAAGTAACCGCGTGTCCGCTCCTTACTGCTCATGACAATCAGGTCCTCGGTGATAATACCGATCTGCCGGTGCCCGAAATCAATGAGATGATTGGTTGCCAAGCTGCCTCCAATGAAATCGTCGACCAGCACCGTATCAATGGTGAGCGTCGGAATATCGCGTGCAATAAGCGCCATCGGAAGCGATTTTTGCAGTTCCTTGATCATACCGCCGTTCTGCACGCCCGTTGCAAGTATAATACCGTCGACGCTTTTCTGTTGGAACAACGAAATGTTCAACTCTTCCCGCTCGAGCGTATTGTCCGTGCTGCAAATCATGACGCTGAATCCCATCTTGTGTGCATGATCTTCTACATTTCGGGCAATTTCCGCGAAGAACGGATTCGCCAGATCGGGCAAAAGCAGCCCTAGCGTGTAGGTCTGCTTCCCCGTGAGAGCTGATGCGACCACACTAGGCTTGTAATTAAGCTCGTCCATGATGCGAAGAACCTTTGTTCTTGTTTCTTTGCTGATGCGCCCCTTCCGGTTGATCACTTTCGATACGGTTGCAATCGACACTCCCGCTTGTTTGGCAACATCGTATATTGTAGCTTTCATATTGTCCCAGCCTTCTGTTCTATATCTTTATTGTCTATTATACATAAAAGCCGGTTAATATGGTTATGGTTCATGGGGTCGTGTTCGACAAAAATAAAGAGCCTGAACATAACTGCCCAGGCTCGTGAAACGTCATTATCGATTGGACTGAATTAACGTAAGCGACAGGACGGTTTTAGTGAGGATGACTTCTTTGCCGCTCCTCGTACACCTTATTTACTTCTTCCGTTATAATCTTTCCGCCTGAATTCAGCCACCGCGACACAAAATCGTCAAAGCCTTTATCAGTGTCCTTCTCCCCGGTAATGGCGCCGATATAATATTGGTCCTGAAGCGATTTTAAGGCCGGCTCGAACTTCGTTCTGGACACCACTACCGCCGGTCCCAGTGCGTCGGTCAGCGTCTTCACGCCGCCGGTAGTATTATTCTTGAAATCAAGCGCTTCTTTGGACAAGTCATGCTTCATCATAGAAGCGACTTTTCCTGCAAAAGGATTATAGAAACCGCCCGCGCCTACTTCCTCACCGCGTTTGCCATTAGAGACAAAGGCCGGCTTAAGTACGGCCAGATCCCCTTGGAGATCGTAGTGAACACCTTTCTGGCCATAATAAGTAGTCAAATACCCTTCGTCGGTGCTCGATATAAATTCCAGCATCTGCAAAATCTTTATCCGCTTCTTGTCATCCTTCTCCAGCTGAACGCCGAACATCAGAGGAGCCTGGAGTGCACCGAGGGACATGGTATATGAGTCTCCATTCGGTCCGGTCACCGGTTTCCCGACTACCATTTTCACACCTTTATCAATTGCCTCCTTTCCATAATAACCACTATCATACAACTGATGCCACATCCCGGTGTCAAACATTCCGTTTCGGCCATGAATGAAGTCATCCAAAATCTTGCTGCTGTCGGATGTAACAAATTCCGGATCGATAATACCCTTCTTATACCATTTATTCAGCAGCTTCAACGTCTGCCGCGTATTCTCCGTTATACCCGAGTATACCAGTTTACCGCCTTCGCCTTTCATATACTGATATGGTGCCACCCCGAAGGCCGCAAAGATCGAGTTGAACATCTGAGGCGTGTAATCCTTGGCCCTGCCCGTAATGCCGTACGTATCATTCTTCCCGTCGCCGTCAGGGTCATTATATACGAATTTAGTGAGCACATCCTCGAGTTCGGCCAACGTCTTCGGTGGTTCGTTATAACCGATGGCATTCAGCCACGATTCATTGTAAGCCGGCAAAAATCCTGTCTTCCCGTTATACCACATCCGCGGAACTCCCCAATTTTTCCCATCATATTTGCCGCTGTCCCAGGCTGTTGGGGCTACCCCTTCCACATCTTTCGTATAATTCGGCATATATTTCATTATTTCTTCTGCGGAAATGCTGGCGATTATGCCTTGATCCGCCCAATTAACCATATCGTTTTCTTCGGCGTCGCCGGGAAAGATGTCCGGTATTTGGCCTGAGGCAAGCATAACGCTGAATTTCTCTCTCCAGTTGCCACGAACCAGCTTAACATTTTTAATTTTGACATTAAATTTTTGTTCCAGATACTTTTGGACGAAATTTCCGTCTTCATCCGGATTATCGAAGTTATTCGCAATCGTGATTTCGATCGGTTCCTCCTGCTTCGCCGGATTCCCTAATGCATCCGCCGACTCGTGAGTATTTTCGCTCCCTTTACTGCACCCGTTCCCAATAAGCGATACCGACAAGACAAGGCTTGTCATACCAAGTAAAATCTTCTTTCTCTTTATCAATTCTACTTCCTCCCCCACTGCTTCCATGATGCCGACAAATAGTGTAAGCGCTATCAAAGTCTGCCTGTAACCCGCAACCTACTCTAACAGCGTCAGTTAGTTTGTGCGAAGAGACTCCGGCCTTTTTGAATAGTATAACATGAATAATAGTCACAAAAAATACGGTACTAACCAAATACACAGTTAGATACCGCATCCTTATTTTATATCGATTCATTCACTCTGCTCAATATTTTATTCGCTCAAATAAATACCACTGGCGAATTCATTCAAAACAAAGTGATCAATGTGAAGGTCGAGAAGCACCTCGCCGTTAACCCGAACATTAATAAATTGAACATCTTTAACAACCCGTTCCTCATTGTATCCAAATATACGCGAAGGATTAGTGTTTTTGCCGTTATAAACGATATTGCTGAACACAATATTCTCAATTCGTCTGCCAGGCACCGGATTATATTTTTCATTCCACACCACACGGACATCAAAGAGCTGGCCCAGCTCAAAATCCTCCACCCGTATATCATTAAAGGTAATATTGCGGGCCGTATTATTGTCGCCTGCGCATATCGCCATCACACCCCAATAATTTTCCTGAGGTTCATGATGCTCAAGCACATCGATATTATCAAAGTGAATATTTTCTACGGTATCCCCATCTCCCAGATGGTCACCATGTGTGCCAATATGCATCGCGTGGGCGACATCCGCCCAAAAAATTGAATTTCTTACAGTGATATTGCGTGAATCCCCATAATATTCACCGCGGCTCCCGTAAATCGCAATACAATCATCCGAGGTTCTCAGAAAAACATCTTCAATTTCCACGTCCGAGCAAGCCATCATATCAATCCCGTCACACCAGCCGCGCGTACTGAATGATTTAAAGTTATGGATACGAATATGCTCGGATTGTCCGAGATAAATGCTGTAATGCGGAGGATCGAGCGAAATAATGCCTTCTACTTCAATGTTGTTTGAGAATGAGATTTGTACGGCTCTTAAATAAGTGGTTTTTTCCATATCTGACATGTATAGAACGCCCCTGCCGCGTATCACAACATTTTCTGCGCGCTTACAGATTAAGGAAGCATATAGAATGGCGCCTCCGGCAACATAAACCGTAGTCCCTGATGGGATATGAAACATGGGATCATCAAAAAGATGAATACCAGGCAAGAAATAAATGGTTCTATTGTCTCCATTACCCGTTTCCGTTAATTGCTGCACTTTCTCTGCCAAATAGCTCGGCGAGTGGCTTCCAGGCCTCACGGCAATCACATTTGCATCGTCCGGCCCCGGAGGCGACTTCTCTATCGGACCCGCGAAAAGATGTAAATTGCTGAATCGTTCGCCGTTAATTTCAATGGACAGCTTGCATGGCCGATCGAGCACGAATGTTATGACATTCGTCTCTGTTTGAAACTTTATATTCGTTGATAATGGGCGAATGACCGCTTGCTCGATATTCTGCTTATTCGAAACGATACAGACCTCGACCGTTCCTTCCATATCAAAATAAGCCATTGATGCCGCCCGGACATCATGCATGTCCACCTTTGCTTCAAAAATAAAAAGTGGCTGCCACTCCCCGCCAGATATACGAACGCTCACGGAAAAATCGTTCTTCCCAATTGCCCCGTCAGGCTGTTCGTAAACAATTAATTTGCTCATATGCATCCTCCATTTAAGTAGCGATAGCTTAACAGCACTAAGACTGGAGCATACTAATGCTCCAGCCTACATGCGTACTATTATTAGCAGAAATGATTACTATTTACGCTCCGCCAAGACCTTGGCTACCTCGTCGGTTACTGCTTGACCGCCGGCACCCAGCCAGCTTGCCTTGAAGCTGTCAAAGTCCTTGTCGGTATTTGCATCACCGGTAATCGCCTTGATCAGATACGTATCCTGCACTGTTTTCAGGTTTGCCCAGTTCTGCGCTTTGGTTGGCAATACCGCTTCACCCAATATATCTAACATAGGTGTAACTCCTGCACTGAGCTTCTCTTTCAATTGCAATAATTCAGGCTTTAACGTATGTTTTTGCATCGATACATCTGTAGAGCTTAACGGGTTGTAGAAGTTCCCCGCTCCAAACTTTGGCGCAGCGAATTCTTCGCCCGTTTTAGGGACAGCCAAATCCCCCTGCATTTCATAGCTTACACCCTTTTCACCGAAGCCCGTCAGCAGATAGCCTTCAGAATTCGTTGATACATACTCCAAAATTTCCATAATCTTTTGACGTTTCTTTTCGTCCTTTTCCAATTGAGCGCCTAATAAGAGGGGAGCCTGTCTTGCGCCATATGCGAACGCATAGGCTTTACCGTCTGGTGCTGTGAACGGCTTTCCTGGCAAGAATACTTGGCCCTTCTCAAGTCCAGGCTTTGTTACAAAGCCCGATTCTTTGTCGAAATTGCCCCACTTCCCATTATCAACCATACCGATTTTCTGGTTGGCGAATTTAATATTAATTTCATTATTATCGCTCGTAATAAATTCCGGATCGATTAGGCCGGATTTATACCACTTGTTCAAAAGTTTCAGTGCAGAGCGTGTCTCTTCTGTAACGCCGCCATAAACAACATTGCCTGCCGCATCCTTTTTGAACTGATAAGGTGATACACCATATGCCGAGAAGATTGAAGTGAATAGCTGCTCCGTAAGCTTGCCGCGGCCGGTTAAGCCATAAGTATCCTTCTTCCCGTTCTTATCCGGATCTTCATTAACGAATTTAGTCAGCACGTCCTCAAGCTCTTCAAGCGTCTTAGGGGGCTCTGTGTAGCCGATGTTTTTAAGCCATGCCTCGTTGTAGCCTGGAATAAATCCGTCCAAGCCGCCCGGCCAAACTTTCGGAATACCCCAGTTTTTACCATTGTATAGACCAACGCCCCATGCACCGGAATCCACCGAATTCAAAGCTGCTGTAAAATTCGGCATATAGGTTTCAATTTCTTTAGGATCAATACTCGCAATGATGCCTTGATCTGCCCACGTCACCATATCGGTAACGTTTGCATCAATCGGGAAAATATCAGGAATGTCGCCGGAGGCAAGCAGCACGGTAAATTTCTCTTTCCAAGTGCCGCGCTCCAATTTTACATTTTTGATTTTCACATTGAATTTTTTCTCAAGCTCGGTCTGAACATAGTTGCCATCCTTCTCAGGGGTATTAAAGTTATTTGCCCAAGTGATCTCTAGCGGTGCCTCAGTGGCAGACGCACCCGAGCCGTTTGCCGGCTTTGGCTCGTTTGTACCTGTGTTTCCCCCGTTATTGCCGCTGCAGCCGCTCATGACTAGCGATACGGATAAAGCAATCGCCGCCAGACCTAACCATTTCCTTCTTGTGTACTTCATCTTCTTTTACTTCCTCCCTTTTCTAGTGCCAAATATATATTTAGACAGTTCGCGGATACAGTGTATCGCGACCCTGTTTAAACCGATTAACTGCAGCCTACCCTTTAAGCGACCCTACCATGATTCCTTTAACGAAGTAACGCTGAAGAAACGGGTAAACCAATAATATTGGAAGTGCGGTGAACATAATGACCGCGGCTTTGACCATCTCCGGGGCCATTTCGTTGGAAGGGACAGGCAGCATCGGGTCTCCTTCAGACGTAATAACGAGCCGTCTCAAGAAGAGCTGAAGAACAATCTTCGATTGATCCTGCATGTACAGCATCGCATCGAACCAGGCATTCCAGTGGCCAACTGCAGTCCACAGTGCGAGAGTCGCCAGCACCGGCTTGGATAACGGCATAATGATCGTGAAGAGTATACGCAAATCGTTGGCTCCATCGATTTTCGCCGAATCCTCCAATTCCTCCGGTATACCCATGAAGAAGTTGCGAAGGAGCAGAAGATTGAACGTGCTGAGAAGACCAGGGATGACATATACCCATAGAGAATTAATGAGTCCAAGTGATTTGATCAGCAGATAGGTAGGTATAAGCCCGCCGCCGAAAAACATCGTAACGACAATAAACATCGTAAAAAAAGTACGGTGAGGAAGATATTTGCGGGATAGCGGATAAGCGCCGAGCGAAAGGAATATGAGCGTCAGACCCGTTCCGACAACCGTCCGAAAGACAGTGTTACCCATCGTTTGCCATACCGTCTCTGTTGTCAGAACGCGCTTCCAGGCATTGAAGGAAATTTCTTGTGGATAGAAATGAACACCCGGCCGCAGTGCCTCTGCAGGTGTGCTTAGAGATATGGAGAGCACGTGCAGAAAGGGATACAGCATCGTTACGGAAAGAACGACAACGAATATAATTAGAAATACTTGAAATAATTTCTCGCCAGAAGATAATTTCAATTCCGGTCACTCCTTTCATGCAGCAATTAGTACAGGCCTTCCTGGCCAATTTTTTTCGTAATATAATTTGCGAATAGAACCAGCATAAGTCCGACCACATTTTTGAATAATCCAACTGCCGTGGTCAAGCTGAACTGGAAATTTTGCAAGCCTATTCGGTAGACATACGTATCGAGCGTGTCCGCCACCCCATACACGGCAGGTGAATACAGCGTCAAGATTTGGTCAAACCCTGCATCCAGAACGCTGCCTACTCTCAGTATGAGGAGAATCGCAATAACAGGAAGAATAGATGGAAGGGTAATATACAGCGTTTGCTTCCAACGGTTAGCACCGTCCAAGACAGCGGCTTCGTACATTTGAGTATCTATGCTCGTCAAAGCTGCCAGATAAATAACCGTGCCCCAGCCTATTTCCTTCCATATAGCCGACATGACGAGCGTAAATCGGAAATACTTGTCACTCCCGAGAAAATAAATCGGATCAAAACCAAGTGCTTGAATAATATAGTTGACCACACCAGTATTTGGGGACAATAACGTGATCAAAATCCCTCCGATAACGATCCATGATAAGAAATGGGGCAGATACGATATCGTTTGCGCGAATTTCTTGAACAAAGAAAACCGAAGCTCATTAAACAAAAGGGCCAATATAATAGGTGCAGGAAAGCCAAATATAATATGATAAAAGCTTATAATAATTGTGTTTTTCATAATTTTCCAAAAATCCGGTGAAGCTGTGAACAAATATTCGAAATGCTTGAAACCTACCCACGGGCTTCCCCAAATTCCCTCACGGATGTAATAATCCTTGAATGCCAGTTGAATACCATACATCGGGCCATAGGCAAATACGGTATACCAAATTAATACGGGGGCTAATAATAAGAATAAATACTTATTCTTCTTGTATTCTCGCCAAATCAATGTCCGCCTTGAGACTTTAGTTTCAATGGCTTCACTTTGTTTGTGAATACCAGCAGAGCTTCCCGGGTTCATAATTTTCTTCTCCTTCCAATCCAAAAGTTATTATTTAAGGCATCGGTATCGTGCCTTGTTTGTGTCTTTTACACTACAAAACTGAAAGCGCTTTTTCTATTGCAATATCATTTAATTTCGTAAAAAATCTTTCAATACGGCTTATAAATTCTTTAATGAATACAAAAAAACAGCCCATAAGGGCTGCTTTAGAAGGAATATTCGGTTATTCGCTTACCGGGACAGCTGTATTTTTTGTATTCCGGTATTGAACAGGAGTGATCCCGAATCGGGCTTTAAACTTATTATGGAAATACTGCGGGTTTCGATAGCCGACCAGGGACGCTATTTCGGCTACGGCCATACGGGGGTCATCAATCAGCAAGCCGGCGGCTTTGTCCAGACGGGCACGGGTAACATATTCGGTAAAAGATTCTTTCATGACTTCGCCGAACAGTGTCGAAATATAAGCCGGCGCGAGTGACGCTTCTTCAGAAAGAATATTGAGAGAAAGATCTTCGTGCAAATGCTCGTCGATATAGGCCTTCAATTTCAAAATAACGTCGGCATGCGCATGATTGCCCGATTCCTGTACATATACGGCGATTCTGCCGGACAAGCTTCGAATCGACTCTATCGTTTCGTTCAAGGTGTCTTTCTTCAGCTCGTCAAACAGATTGGACGGAGGAACGAGCTTCTGCAGCTCCAGTTCAATAACGACCTGATAAATTGTGGAAACCAGTTGAAGCAGAGCCAATTCGACCGCTTCGAGCTGTTGGTTCCGTTCCTCCAGAGTGGCGGCGAAATCGTCGATAAAGCGATTCGCTCCGTTTATATTCCCCGCCTTCAACGCATTCTTGTACTGATCGTAAGAAAACAAATAAGGCGACGGTTTAAACAATGAAATTTTCGAGTGCAGAACTATGGCATCCGAGCCATACAAGAAGCGATAACGATATGCTTGCTGCGCCAATTGATAAGAAATCGGGATTTCCTCCGGCGATTGAACCAATGCTCCGATCGCCGCTCCGAATTCAATCTCCCCCCGCATTTCTGCTTGTACCCGAAACAAATTATCGGCAGCCGTCTCATCCTCAGGCTTGCCGCGTGAATCAAAAAAATAGATAATAGCCGCTTCCTTCGAATTCAAACATATGAGCTCGTAACGCACCGGATGATTGAACTGCTCGTAACGATGCTTAAACCTCTCGCTGACGCCTTCAATGAGACGAATATGCGCAACCAGATAGCGGCAGTCCTTCGGCAAACCATCCATATGCTCCAGGTCAAGGCCGGCTCCAAGAACAAGATTTTTCATCTCGTTGGTCTTCGCCAACGATTCCAGAGTCACGATTTTTTGTCCCATAAAATTCAGGGCATTGCCAATGATCGTATATTCATTCGTTAAGTTGGTCTGGTTCGGCTGATACAAACTGCGGATATGGAGCACCAGCTTTTTCATCGGGATATAGAATCGTTTCGATATCAAATATGAAATCAGCAGGCCAAGCAGAAGCACCAAGCTGCAGCCTATAATTATTTTCGTCTTGAATTGGCCGGAGGATAGTACAAACGAATTCATCGGACGAATGATCGCATAGGTCCAGCCATTTCCGGACTTCGATCCGTCGAGATAAGATACAACGACTTTCCCCCGCTTGTCGTCATTAATCTCCTTCACGGTTTGCCCGGACCCGATCGTAGTCTGAAGAATTCGTATATCGTCCGGATTCGCTTGCTCAGTGTTAACAATCAAATTCCCTTTCGCATCGAATATATATAAACTTTCGAGCGGGGAACTCATGATCTTGGCCGCCGATTCCTTGATGTAAGCCATATCAACATCGACAAACAGGTATCCTTTGGTCTCCGCGCTGGAAGAATCATATGGGAGTTTAACGACATATGACATCACCTGCTTCCCGTCGGCAAGCGTTCTGATCAACCACCGCTTCGGAACCGTTTTATCCAGATTGCTGATGAAAGCTGCGTCTTTCGAGTTACCCGGCTGTATATAAAAGTAATTATGATCCACGACAAAATTTCTCTTGGAAAAATAGACGGTTATATTGTAAGCGCCCTCATTCGTCAGATTCAACTGCTCAAGATCTTGTCGAAAGGAAGTGATGCGGTCGAAATTCCCTTGCCATCCTTCGTCCAGCAAGAAGTTAAGATTAGAATTGTTTTGAAAGAATATGGTAGATAGCGCCTTGTTCTGCAGATTGTCCTCGAATCTTCTCAGCAGCGTCTGCTCTATATAGTCTTTTGCGGTAACGAGCCTGTTCCGGCTGTCCCTGGAGATTTCGTCGACCATCAATCTTTGGGCCTGAGTATACAGGTAGCCTCCGGCTATTCCTGTTATTACAATGACTAAGATTGTGTATGATAATATGAGACGGATAAAAAAGGTGTTTCTGTACTTGGGCAGCACTCTCATTAATAATCCACCTTCCTGTCTCTACAACTGTCTATGGATAATTCTATTGTAAACGTTATCTTTTTGTCTGGGAAGGACGGTTCTAATACCCGGATTTACATACTCACAGATAACAGTAACAAAATATACTCGCTTCATCCACTGCAAAATCATTCAATTTATTCAACTTTCTTTAATAAAATCATATAAATCAAGTATTGATTAACAAGTCCTTAAAGGATATTCTCTTTTCAGCATTGGAAAAAAGACTATCTCGGTTCAACCGGTAGGATAGCCTGTGTTCCATCTCAGTACGCTGTGAAATGCTGATATATTATAGCTGCGATAGTCTCGCGGCTATGAAATCCGCAGTGCGTATGGCAAGAGCAATGGTCGTCAAAGTCGGGTTGGAGGCACCCATGGGAGGGAGAACGCTATTATCGGCAACGAATAATCCCGCCGCTCCATACACCTCGCCGTATCTGTTCGTTCCCCCTTCGCTGCTTTCGGCACTCATCCGGCAAGTTCCGGACACATGATTATCCAGCCCGGGAGGCAACAAACAAATCTCAGATTTTCCATCCGATGAAATCAGGGGCGCTTTAATGATCTCAGAAACTTGTTTAACCGTATGCGCTGCTTGGCGAATTATTTCCCGATCCCTTTCACTGTAAGAGAAATTGATTTGTATTTCCGGGACACCGTATTCATCCCGGCAATTCGGATTCAAATACACTTGATTTTCAAATCGCGATTCCACAATGCCAAAACCCTCAAAACGAACCCTTAATTCCATATTTACAGGTTTTTCCTCATAGCTGTACCAGAAATAGTCTCCGGGACCATAGAGTTGAATTTGGAAAGGTTGTTCGTCCGTCTGAGGGATCAAGATACCCAGCGTCCCTAATTCCTCTGGAAAATCACCCCTGTTTAAAACGCCATGCGCCATTATAAAAGAATGGTTGGTAAGAAAGTGACCGATTGCTCTTCCCTCGATGCCTGAATGCAGCAGCAGCTGAGGAGTTTCAAGAGCGCCTGCCGATACCACAACATTTCTGGATTTAAGAAAAAACGACTTTTTTTCCGGGTTCATCACTTGTACGCCGGCAACTTTTCCATTGTCGCAGAGCACCTTCACTGCACGGGCGTTTACAGCCAAATCAAAAGGTCTGCGATTTAAAGAAAAAGCGAATAAATTCATGGCACTGTAAAAGACGTTGGAATGAATTCGTCCATATTTGGTTTGTTGCAGATCAACTGCCAGGGGAAAACCCGCCGATTCGGTAAACCCTCCCGTGCGAAGCCGGTGCACCAGTACTTCGGTAAGTGACGAGCCTTTGGTGTATTCCCGGGAAACGTTCATAACCTCCTCGGCGATATTGTAGTAATGACTCATCTCTTTCAAGGTGACCGGCCATTTTCTGATTACAGATTCATGCATTCGAGGTGAGACGCCGGACCAAAACAACGTCCTTCCACCAAGCGCATGAAGAAGGGTTGCTGCCGGAAAATCAGGAATTCTCAAGCCGATCGGTATCGAAATCTTCGGATTTGCGAATAATT
This is a stretch of genomic DNA from Paenibacillus sp. sptzw28. It encodes these proteins:
- a CDS encoding helix-turn-helix domain-containing protein is translated as MRVLPKYRNTFFIRLILSYTILVIVITGIAGGYLYTQAQRLMVDEISRDSRNRLVTAKDYIEQTLLRRFEDNLQNKALSTIFFQNNSNLNFLLDEGWQGNFDRITSFRQDLEQLNLTNEGAYNITVYFSKRNFVVDHNYFYIQPGNSKDAAFISNLDKTVPKRWLIRTLADGKQVMSYVVKLPYDSSSAETKGYLFVDVDMAYIKESAAKIMSSPLESLYIFDAKGNLIVNTEQANPDDIRILQTTIGSGQTVKEINDDKRGKVVVSYLDGSKSGNGWTYAIIRPMNSFVLSSGQFKTKIIIGCSLVLLLGLLISYLISKRFYIPMKKLVLHIRSLYQPNQTNLTNEYTIIGNALNFMGQKIVTLESLAKTNEMKNLVLGAGLDLEHMDGLPKDCRYLVAHIRLIEGVSERFKHRYEQFNHPVRYELICLNSKEAAIIYFFDSRGKPEDETAADNLFRVQAEMRGEIEFGAAIGALVQSPEEIPISYQLAQQAYRYRFLYGSDAIVLHSKISLFKPSPYLFSYDQYKNALKAGNINGANRFIDDFAATLEERNQQLEAVELALLQLVSTIYQVVIELELQKLVPPSNLFDELKKDTLNETIESIRSLSGRIAVYVQESGNHAHADVILKLKAYIDEHLHEDLSLNILSEEASLAPAYISTLFGEVMKESFTEYVTRARLDKAAGLLIDDPRMAVAEIASLVGYRNPQYFHNKFKARFGITPVQYRNTKNTAVPVSE
- a CDS encoding GMC oxidoreductase yields the protein MRICIANDGYTLQKIANQNQIEVAELLALNPAIEGPDQIIGGRPVRLPSIAVPGMNIPLTCPPAPVTGYLDQWIPLTPLEQMEKTDYDVLIVGTGAGGSAVLWRLCDQLKASGKRIGIVEAGDLLLPMHAQNIPTLDMERARKLFANPKISIPIGLRIPDFPAATLLHALGGRTLFWSGVSPRMHESVIRKWPVTLKEMSHYYNIAEEVMNVSREYTKGSSLTEVLVHRLRTGGFTESAGFPLAVDLQQTKYGRIHSNVFYSAMNLFAFSLNRRPFDLAVNARAVKVLCDNGKVAGVQVMNPEKKSFFLKSRNVVVSAGALETPQLLLHSGIEGRAIGHFLTNHSFIMAHGVLNRGDFPEELGTLGILIPQTDEQPFQIQLYGPGDYFWYSYEEKPVNMELRVRFEGFGIVESRFENQVYLNPNCRDEYGVPEIQINFSYSERDREIIRQAAHTVKQVSEIIKAPLISSDGKSEICLLPPGLDNHVSGTCRMSAESSEGGTNRYGEVYGAAGLFVADNSVLPPMGASNPTLTTIALAIRTADFIAARLSQL